The stretch of DNA GAATTGGCTCAGAGATGGTACCTGAGATGTCAATAAGAGTGTTAAAATCAAATTGAGTGCTCTCACTTGTTTGACTAAAAAGAAATATATTGATTAAGTGTGTTGTGAAAATGATTACCATTGTTCCCAACTGAATTCGCTTCATTAATACCACAAAAAACCCAATGTTCACAGTTGTAGGTGCTCGGTCAGTTTCCTGTACTTGCTGAGGAACTGACACTTGCTCTAGAACTCGAGTTGGAATTTGAACTTGGATGTCCTTGCTGGTGTGGCTTAAGGTAACATCAGGAGTAGGACTGACTCCTACATGATCTTGGAATAAAGAACATCTAATTGGCTCATTGTTTACCTCAACTGGGCGATTGTTGGTGTTTACTGCTGGTTCACTGAGATTATTCCTGTTGTTTGCTGCTGAAAGAAGAATAATGGGATTTGTGGTTGAAGTGCCAGCAATGTTGACTTGCATGTTTGAATTTGGTTGTAAAGACAACAGAGTTGCTTGCATATATGCAAACATACTCTACACATGTTGTTCATGAAGCTTCTTCCAAATTTGATCATGCTTTGCAACAACTTGAGATATTATGTTCATAGCCTATTAGTTTGACAAACAAAAAAGATACATGTGTATAAGTTCTACTATGAAAATGAGCTGACAAGACTAAAATGTATTAATAAACAAAAGGCAATAAAAAGCATGAAAACATACTTCTGGATTATGGTTCGAAGTAGATGCAACATTTGAGATGTCACTGTAGTTTGGAATGACATTTTCCTCATTATGGTAAGTTTGTGGGGCATTCAGCCACTTTTCCTCAGCCAATATGATTGCACGAGCACTGTAAGGTGTCGAGGAGATGTCTCTCAGCTGAACAAGATAAAAAATATAGTCAACAAAGCTTACTGGGTATTCTTAAACAGATCATGGAACCAAAAGTATAAACAATGAAAAAATGCTCCTTCTTGTTCGAAACTATAACTACAAGTTTTTCCCTCACTTAAAGAATGCACAAAAGAATAAAAAAAGGATAAAACAAGCTTACTGGTAAGAATCCCAATACAAACGGCTTCTTTGATGATGTGTTCAAGTCCACTATAGATAGATAGTCAAAGTCTTCATTCTGAACATGGACTATTCTATGGACTGCATAATTGATGTTTCGTTGCTCACTTTTGTGAAGTCTACGAAGTCCAGATAAACAATCTAGCAATCATGAGAAAAGATGAACGAGGGAATCAATGACTATAAAAAAGAATGCAGAAGTTAACACTACATTAAAAAATGaaaaggagaaaaaaattagaaaacTTACAGCGGCTAAAGATAAGCATCCACCAACATAGATTGAAATGTTCAACGGAATTTCAGTTTTGTTGAAGAGATTGGTGCTGAAATTATCAATTTCCTTGTTCAAGTGATCAATGCAAAGCTGATCCAAATCAAAGGTCTTCAGCTTAGTAATGTCATGGAGCCATAAAGAATTTTCCAATTTGCATAATTCCGAGAGGTTGGACAGAAAATAGAAACATGAAGCTCCACATGAAACCTTCCGCGGTCTCGTCATTCTTCATCATAGTGATAATATTATCGACTGGAATGTACTTCTGACCATTATCAAGATACTGAAACCTAAGTTGTAATACTCTAGCCACAACAACTACATCTGTGTTGTCCAGAGGAAAAGGCACAGAACCAGAACGGATACCAAAAACCTGAATTACCATCTCCCTTCTAAGACGAATGATCTTTTGACCCTTTCTGAAAACTCCAGGTCCATTATAGTTTATGTGGTTTGCAACCCATTGCAGAATTGGAATTCGAATCATCAAATGAGGATGAATATTCAGGAGATTATCGAGCTCATATTTGGAAACATACGACTTCTGTTTGTCAGTTAAATCACAAACTGCCTTATGCCACCTAACGGTCGAAAATCTGTGCTTGATAGTACCCTAAGGATATTTGTAAAGTCTAGGCATTTTGACAGTTGAGGGACAACCGTACAATAATAAAAAAGTAAGCTGTTGAAACAAAGATTAATTCAAGGAAACAAAAGCAGTACTTAGTATCATTGGTACGTGTATAAGTCACAACAAAGAAAGTATGACAGTTAAAAAACATGTAATACATTAAAAAAACAAGCAAATGAATAACAAGAAAGTATCAAACTAATAAGTACCACATCTTGCAACTTTCATCCTGCACTACTGGGTTAACGTCCTATATCAAAAACTACAGTCACATCACCTAATACCATTTCAATAACGAACACTCGTCTAAAAAAACAAAACTAGCACCAGAACCATACATATGTGAAAAGAGTAGAAACACAAAGGTCATCCATCATGCAATAAAGTATCAAGGTACAAGTACTAGTGCTAAAGTTGTTGCAAAATAACATCAATGCacacatatgaacatgatgaaaaaacATCTAAGTAATTGTTAGTTGTAACCTACAACAAAAATCACCAGACCTAACACTAGTCCATAAAAAAATGCTTATTCACTTTTATACAACACATCCACACAAGAATAAGCACCAGAAAGAAAATGAGAGACAATGTAGACAATTTCAGAAGTACTATTATTCTTGTTGGCTGATTTCCAGACCAAAATAATGGCTAATGTTTTTTGAACCATTTAATTCTAAGCTACAGACATTAATTCAACAATGGCTGGAGATGGAGTTTTTTGAATCATTTTATACTTTCCCTAGTCATTCCCTTATAGCATCACTCGCGGGTAAAACGAAAAAAGACACAAGAAAACTAGCTATTATAGTAAGCAGCAGTAGGAACAAATTACCTATATCTATATAGTTATTTGGTAGATGCtacagtaaattatgcaaccaacttaTCACACTTGTCTAAGCAAAGATCGGGCTTCACTTATAATTCATTTACATAGAAGATAACTGCCAACTGATGATAGATGCGTCCACTTGAACAAATAGAAGCTCCAGTACTAGACATCGCACACAACTCCCAGATAAACAAAGAAAAATAGTTCACTTGGTGGGGTGGCGCTGAAACAAGAAACTCAGAGAACACAAAAACCAATAAACTATTTGTGCACCCACTTGGTGGGGTGGCGTTGAAACCTTAAACTCAGGTTCATCAAGTTCTGTTCACAAATTTGCATCGCACTGGTTTTGCATGTTGATTGCTATCTTCTGTCCCCTAGTGTCTAGTCTAGCAAACGACTTTATTTTTCTTAATTAACAACTAAACAGAAGAAGATCCACTGACGACACCCAGCCACAACAGACACAGAGAACTAGTACTGATCAAACCAACATACGAAAAATTAAGTAATTTTAGTTGGTTAAATATGTTGACAGGTGCTTGCTTCTAAGGAAAATACATCCTAACAAGCCAACTGAACTAGTCCATAATGCTGCTACACATTACAAAAACTAAAAAGAACATGTAAAACAAGCGATAAGAACTTCTCCATTGAGATACACAACCCCCATATCATCATCAACAAAAATAGAAACAAGAATCAGAAAGCAAAGCATACGAACACACAACACCATATCATCATGCCGCATCATACCCTGAAATCTAATCTCTGAAGACAACCCCCTAGTCTAGACTCAGATTCACCAAATCAGAACTGCCCTGTACAAGACCATGTTCATCAAACCCTAGCAAACACAAGAACAGACACTAACGCAATAAATAGCCTCGATCTTGTAGTAACACACAGACAGAAAGGAACAAACCGCGCAGAATTGGGGCCATTACATTCAAGATGATGAACTTGACGAACCCTAGATGACACGGAGCTTGAAGGAACCCTAAAAGACGCAGGCCTTGACGGGAGCCCTAGACGCCGCCGAGCTTGATGGAACCCAGACAAAGCCGACACCGACGATGGAGACACTAAACACCTGCAAATAAACATCCATTGCGACGACGTCAGCCAGATCAGATTAGCGATGAGGCAGACAAATCAGGGGGAGAGAGAACTGTTGACTGCTTACGAGGGGCGGCAGTGTCCTGCCGGATTAGGAGCCCCGAGGAAGAAGCAAatgaagagggtgcttggatacaagggactatttttagtctgactaaaaatagtctcttttagaggctaaagttccaagcacccctgactaaagagaggctaggactagtcttgaggctaaaatcttttagtcatgggaaacctactaaaatatgtattagctctctctctcctcatttaatttctctccttagttctggattggagggtttggaggataataaatgctcaataactagattttagcCTCTTTAGtacttggatccaagcatgggtgagactagcaagttttagtcccactacttttagtcatgggactaaaacgtatccaagcatgctcGAAGAGGGAGGATCGGGCATCCGACAGGAGAAGCAGATGAATACGAACGAAAGCTTCCTTATCTGGAGCGACGAAAGAGATGCATGAACGAAAAACGAGGACAATGAAAAAAGGCCGGCCCAAATGAAGTCAGGGGTGGTGTGCCGTACCTCGATACTTTGCGAATCACTAACTAATTAAGAAGGAATACTCGTTGCAAAGAGCACTCCACTTTCCAGGTCgcgacaagtgacgcacatgcagcATGCCACTTGTCGTAACTGGGAAGTTTTTTTTCATAGATTCATTTATTTAAAACGTTTATCTTTTAAACCATGCGTTCAAATCCCGAACCTTTTTCACCATTGAATTTtttgcgtcgagatcttcaaaactagatcccatgttgataggttttaacgaattttttttcatgaaaaaaatcagaagaaaaaaccgggcgaaaaaacCAAATCGGGAGCatggtttttttcctttctgaaagaggcacacccgtgcctctcgcgaaatcacacccgTGCCTCTCATGAAAGAAAAACCGTGACTCACGTGaaagaaaaaaatgcgttttttccgttttcgagaggcacggtcgtgactctcgcgaaagcacaaccatgcctctcgcggaagcaaaaccgtgactctcgcgaaaaaaaaaaaacagaaaacgcgttttcccctttctgagaggcacgaccgtgactctcgcgaaagtacaactgtgcctctcgcggaagcaaaaccgtgactctcgtgaaagaaaaacaacagaaaacgtgttttgtttttcccttttcgagaggcacggccgtgactctcgcgaaagcacaaccgtgcctctcgcagaagcaaaaccgtgactctctcgaaagaaaaaaacagaaaacgtgttttgtttttccttttccaagaggcacgatcctgactctcgcgaaagcacaaccgtgcctctcgcggagaaAAACCGtgaatttcgcaaaaaaaacgtgtttttttcgtgCAAAAAATATTTCCCCGgttttttgatcgaaaagctaaggaagacggggagaaaaccaaaacgtcaaaaaaccccagaaaaaacccgtttaaaaagccaaaagcgcgggcggaaaaataaaaaaatccgaAGGAAGCGTCCAGAGAGAGACACGCGGCGAATAGCTGAGAGCGCGTCAAGTGGCACTGATCATTGcggggctcccgaaggagcgctcgttaagagcatctccagccgtgccccaggaaggcctccccagacgATTttctcgcgccggcgccgaaaaatggcccagtcgcgcccccaggagcccgattttcgccggtctgggccgaaaacagcgccggtggACCCAGGCCGAACTCGACGcgctgggggcgcccgggggcgccggagcgagctgttttggcgcgaaaaagccgcgggccagcCGTGTCAGCGACACGGCTCCTcatcttcccccaacggcctcggttcccgcggggaatcaatggcaaggctactgccggtcagccttgccattgattcttcACGGGCGGCGCGTTAcaggacggcgcgccgacgcctcccctccctcgcacacgTTCACATGGGCGCGGCGCGGCTATATAGCTGGTGGCctcactcgcctgtgcccacaccagccccgcccctcgccgccgcccagcccctccctctacctctcccgagcgccgccgcccagcccctccctctccctctctacctctcccgagcccctcgccatggcagagcgtttccccggagacgaggcggcggccaacggcttcggccgccgttcgctgcgcgaacaggagtcctggctcctgttccaggcgaacatcccggcgccgccggacatgcgcgccgggccgacggcgTGGAGACTCAGCAACGGGGAGTGCCCGTTCCCCCGCTGCCCGACGCTGTGGCCAAGCCCAAATACTTCGCAGAGGAGGTCGAGGTCGtacgcgcctccctcaccgacgcccagctctccctcccctagtacgccgccgacaaccacacggcttgggcggcgtacttcaagcgccgccagcagcagggttggcgtccaccaacgacgcgccggtggtcggcgaCCAGAAGAATAGCAAGGGGTGCCACctatggtggggcgtccccggccgcacactcgagggtgtgctgacgtacctcgagggcggcaacgactcgccgttggcgtacccggcgagggtggccgccccggcggaccaccgacgcgccgggccatgggcgccaaggaggttcgggtcctcctcctcttcttcctcctcgtgatcTTCCTCGCACTCCTCCGGTACTCcagccctgctcggcgtcaaggtcgagcccgcggcggagacgccgctcggcaggCGCACTCGCagagccggcatcgtcatcaacgagggcggtcggcgcgcctcctcgtcggctcctcctccgtgCTTTGTCAAGCCAAAAACGAAGTCGGGGCTCgcaccggtgaagacggagccggggctcgcgccggtgaagaaggagccggccgcgccggtgaagacggagctcaACAACGACGACAcggccctggaatgggcgcgcagggactccatagcgatggagaaggagcgcctggagaaggcgaaggagtGCCAGTGCGCCACCCTGCGCCGCTTTgcggagcgccgacgcggccgcgacgaaggcggagtcgtcgtcatctgcgacagcgacgacgacgacgcgccgccgccaccagcccgcgTTGGCGATGCCGGTCAGGGGTCCAACAgggacggccgcgtcaaggaggagaagtccGACGATGACGGCGACGACGGTGACTACTCAGCGTTCAGCcagtttcttttttagattagttattgtaacaccctcgatgcggctatatcttccacgtgtcgaagcacgacttagatacataaccgcattgaaagcaatgtcgcaagtgaggtaatcttcacacaacccatgtaatacataagggaaaggaatacatagttggcttacagtcgccacttcacacaatacatgaataaagcattacatcatccaaatacactcaaggtccgactacggaaccaaaataaaagaagaaccccaaatgcgacaaggtccccgatcgaccccaactgggcttcactactgatcaactagaacgaaacaacacaaaggacaagatcttcgtcgagctcctccttgagcttggttgagtcTCCTGCACggtctcaacggcacctgcaaactggttttagaagtatctgtgagccacggggactcagcaatctcacaccctcgcgatcaagactatttaagcttatgggtaaggtaaaggtatgaggtggagctgcagcaagcggctagcatatatggtggctaacatattcgcaaaagagagcgagaagagaaggcaaaagcacggtcgatgaactatgatcaagaagtgatcctaaaacaacctacgtcaagcataactccaacaaccatgttcacttcctggactccaccggaaagagaccaccacggttacacacgcggttgatgtattttaattaaggtcaacttcaggttttctacaatcgggcattaacaaattcccatctgcccataaccgcgggcacgactttcggaagttcaaatccctgcaggggagtcccaacttagcccatgacaggctctcacggtcaacgaaggatataccttctcccgagacattccgatcagactcggtatcccggttctacaagacaacttcgacaagttaaaacaaatccagcaacaccgcccgaatgtgccgacaaatcctgataggagctgcacatatctcgttcttagggcacactcagattgtccaaacttccggtaggccagcccagagttgcccctggtggtcaccggcggctgacgaggtggaccaacactcagaatagcactggcccggggggggtttaaataagatgacccttgagtccgcggaacccaagggaaaaagaggctaggtggcaaatggtaaaaccaatgttgggcattgctggaagagttttattcaaggcgaactgtcaaggggttcccattattacccaaccgcgtaaggaacgcaaaatccaggaacataacaccgatatgatggaaactagggcggcaagagtggaacaaaacactaggcaaaaaggccaagccttccaccctttaccaagtatatagatgcattaattaaataagagatattgtgatatcccaacaagtaaacatgttccaacaagggacaacatctccatgttccaacaaggaacaaacttcaatcttcacctgcaactaacaatgctataagaggggctgaggaaagcggtaacatagccaaacaacggtttgctaggacaaggtgggttagaggcttggttcaacaatatgggaggcatgataagcaggtgataggtatcgcagcataggcatagcaaaagagcgagcagctagcaagcaaagatagaagtgatttcgagggtatggtcatcttgcctgaaatcccgcaaggaagaagaacgagtccatgaagaagacaaacggacgtagtcgaacggttcctcacaaacgcgacgttatcggaaccaacccgaagaagcaacaccggaaagaagcaaacaatcatggtaaacaaccaccacataatcatggcatgatgcacgatcaagtatgatgcatgtccggtttaatgaagcatggcatggcaaagtgcacaaacaatcctacaaattaagtggagctcattatgcaacggagttgcatattgacggaacaccacattcgagttacttagttcgatctcgtttatgtacccaacaagattaaatgttgttagcatggcaagagggtgaagcaaaataaaactacctatctagtcaagtttaaatgaggccggaagcaacgaacaacaattccggtaaatccccatatgcatatattaggtttggtgctgttctgccctaaaccaaattttatagttgttaaacatgcaaagtgatgcc from Triticum dicoccoides isolate Atlit2015 ecotype Zavitan chromosome 6A, WEW_v2.0, whole genome shotgun sequence encodes:
- the LOC119316843 gene encoding uncharacterized protein LOC119316843, which produces MLIFSRYCLSGLRRLHKSEQRNINYAVHRIVHVQNEDFDYLSIVDLNTSSKKPFVLGFLPLRDISSTPYSARAIILAEEKWLNAPQTYHNEENVIPNYSDISNVASTSNHNPEAIGKVDNEIFNAYVQVFNYDNESPAPKTKEPSKYCFTSYFKEKLLLDPRNFNSRSCLREFKKLYSGKSLHKRDLVHIFLSFHETIIFASFSSILIFLL